The sequence GGGGCGCGGGACAGCCCGTAACAGGAGCCATTCCGTGGCACCAGGCCAGGGCATCGGACACACCCGACGGCAGACTCCCGGACGTGTGCCCGCGCCACGGTGGATGACCGTGCGCCAGCTCCGGGCGTCACGCCGCACTGCGCGGCTTCGCGGCCCCCGCCGGAGCCGGAGTCGCCGGGGATGACCGTGCGCAAGCTCCGGGCGTCACGCCGACTGCGCGGCCTCGCGGCCCCCGCCGGAGCCGGAGTCGCCGGGGATGCCCGTGCGCCAGCTCCGAGCGTCACGCCGCGCTGCGCGGCTTCGCGGCACGCGCCGGAGCCGGAGCCGCCGGAGCGGACGGCTTCTGCTGCCCCGATGCCGAGAAGCGACTCATCAGCGTGCGCAACTGCTGGGCCCTCGCGTGCAGGTGCGTCACCGCTCCGACGATGCGGTCGACGTCCCCCACGGCCTTCTCCGCGCCCTGCGACAGCGTGTGGATGCGCGTGGCGAGGATGGAGCTGTTCTCCGACTGGATGGTGTGCGCCTCCGCCATCTGCCGGATGCGCGTCTGGATGCCCTCCGCGTTGGACATGATGCGCTGGAGCGCCGCGGCCGTCTGCGCAGAGAGCGCCATGCCGGCCTGCACCTCGTCCACACCCGACTGCATCAGGTCCATCGCCGTGACGGTGTCCGCCTGGCTCTGCTGCGTCAGCGCTTCGATGCGCAGCACCGCCTCGCGCGAGCGCTCCGCCAGCTTGCGCACCTCGGCGCCCACCACGGCGAAGCCCTTGCCCTGCGTGCCCGCGCGCGCCGCTTCAATCGCCGTGCTGATAGCCAGCATGTGTGTCTGGTCCGCGATGTCGCGGATGAGCTGGAGCATCTCCTGCACCGTGCGGCTCGTGCTCGCCAGCCGCTGCACCGTGTCCGTGGACTGCTCCACCGCGCGGACGATGTCCTGAATCTTCGCCGAGGTGAGCCGCACCACCTCGCCACCCTCCTGCGCCGCGCGGCCGTTGTCCGCGGCCACCTCTACCGTGGCCCTCGCGCTCCGCGTGTTGAGCGCCAGCGCCTGGTCCATCTCCTGGACCGCGCCCGTCATCTGGGTCAGCTGCGAGGACTGGTCCTGCGACGAGGCCTTCAGCGCCTCGGCAGCCTGGCGGATGTCCTCGGCCGCGGTGGCGGTGGAGCCGGCCACCTGCTGCACCTCCGTGAGCATCCCCTGGATGCCCACCACCATCGCGTTGAAGTCGCGCGAGAGCTGGGCCACCTCGTCCGAGCCTCGCGCCTCCACGCTCACGCCCAGGTCTCCCGAGCTGACCCGGCGCGCCGCCTCGGCGAGCTGGCGCACCGGCCGCATCACCCGCATCGAGACGATGAACCCGCCGACGACGGTGAACACCACCGTCAGCCCGAGCCCCCAGAGAATCTTCCGCTCGACGACGTCAACCTCGTCCTCCACGTCCTCCAGGTAGATGCCGCTGCCGACAATCCACCCCCACGGCTCGAAGCGGCGCACGTAGCTCAGCTTCTCGCGGACCTCCTCGTCGGCCCCGAGCTTCTGCGTGGAATAGGAGAGCGCCGCCTCGCCCGTCGCCTTCGAGTCGTCCACCATCTCCTTGAAGATTCTGCGCGAGTTGCCCGTGAGCTCCACGGTGGACAAGTCCCTGCCCGCGGACTTCGGGAACATGGGGTGCACGACGAGGCGGGTGTTGTAGTCGAGAACCCAGAAGTACCCATTCGACCCGTCGAACTTCATCGCGCCGATGGTCGCCGCGGCCTCGGCCTGCGCCTTCGCGAGGGGCATCTCGCCGGAGCGCACCCGCGCCTCGTAGGCGGCGAGGATGGACGCCGCGCTCTCCACCGTCTGCTTCAGGCCCTCGCGCTGCGATTCGATGAGCTGCGAGCGGATGGTGGGCAGCAGGTACAGCGGGAAGAGGAGCAGCAGGGGCGCTCCGGAAACCAACATCGCCGCATAGAGCCTGAACAGGAAGCTGCGGCGCACCGTCTTCAACATGGCCCGCAGTCTAGGGGACGGCGGCCCCGTCCGCCTGCCCCGGGGCCCCGCCGCTCCGGGCGGGTGCGTACCCCCGGGGGACGGCGATTCCGACCCGGGTGGAAGGCGCCTCCGGGAGCCGCCCGGTGGGGGTGGAAGGTCGCCGCCCCGACGCAAACCGGGCGGGCAGGCAGGGTGGGTTCTTGGGAGCCACCGGCCAGGCGCGCTAGCCTGCGTTCCGCCATGACGATGTACACCGAGTCACTCCGCGCCTTCCTCAAGCCCGTCCTGCCCTACCTGGACGACGAGTCGGTGTCGGAGATCATGATCAACGGCCCGACGGACGTCTGGATTGAGCGCAAGGGCAAGCTCACGAAGACCGATGCCGCCTTCACCGAGGAAGGCCTCATCGGCGCCGCGCGCAACATGGCCCAGTTCGTCGGCCGCCCCCTCACCGACGAGCGCCCCCGCCTGGACGCGCGCCTGCCGGATGGAAGCCGCATCCACGTGGTGATTCCGCCCATCGCTCGCAGGGGCACCACCATCTCCATCCGCAAGTTCTTCAAGGAGAAGCTGACCGTCCAGTCGCTCCTGAAGTTCGGCTCGCTGACGCCGCAGATGGCGCGGCTCATCGAGGCGGGCATCGCCACCAAGCTCAACATGCTGGTGGCGGGCGGCACGGGCTCCGGCAAGACGACACTGCTCAACATCGTCTCCTCCCTCATCCCCGACGAGGAGCGCATCCTCACCATCGAGGACTCGGCCGAGCTCCAGCTCAACCAGTCGCACGTCGTCGCCTTCGAGAGCCGGCCGCCCGACAAGTTCGGCAAGGGCGGGGTGGACATGGGTGACTTGCTGCACTCCGCCCTGCGTCTGCGCCCGGACCGAATCGTCGTCGGCGAGGTGCGCGGCGGCGAGGCCTTCCACCTCATGCAGGCCATGAACACCGGCCACGGCGGCTCGCTGGCGACGACGCACGCGAACACACCCACGGACACGCTGCGACGCATCGAGTCGCTGTGCCTCATGTCCGGCGTGGAATTGCCCATGGTCGCCGTGCGCGCCCAGGTGGCCAGCGCCATCAACTTCGTCATCTGCTGCGAGCGCCTCCACGACGGCAGCCGCAAGACGATTGCGCTCTCCGAGGTGCTGCCCCTCAACGAGAAGGGCGACTACCGCACGCAGGACATCTTCGTCTTCACGCCGGTGGCGAAGGACGAGGACGACCACATCCTCGGCTACCACGCGCCCACGGGCATCATCCCCAACTTCGTCTCCAAGGCGCGCGCGTACGGCTTCCCGGACCTGGACGAGGCCTTCTTCGACCCGGCCACGTACGGGCTGCCGCCGCCGCCCACCTTCCACGTGGGCGAGGCGTACCAGGTGCGCTGGGCCCCGTCGCTGAAGCACCGCGAGGAGGGACGGCCGGACCCCTCCCACTTCAAGCAGGAGTGGGCCGCGTTCGAGCAGAAGCTCCGGCAGGACGCCCGCGACGCGAAGGCGGGCAAGCCCGCCGCGCCGGCTCCTGCTCCGGCGCCCGCTCCCGTCCAGGTGCAGGTGCCGGCCAATCACCCGAGCCCGCCGCCCGCCCCGCGCCTGCGCCCGTCCGAGCCGCCGTCCGCGAAGCTCACCGGTCCCACGCCGCCGTCCGGGCTGAAGCCCGCGGCGCGGCCGCCTCCGCCGCCGGGCATGGGCGATGACGACAAGACGCCGCCGCCCACGCGCAACCCGTTCACCGGCCCGCCCGAGGACACCCACGCCGCGCCGGTGTCGGAGTCCAACGTGGAGGTGGACGCGGAGCTGCTCACCGAGGCAGGGGGCGCGCGGCCCACGCCCGCGCCCGCGCGAAGGCCTCCTCCGTCGACGCCGCCCGCGCGGCCCGTGCCCAATGCGGTCTCAGGAGTCCGCCCGCCCGCGCCCGTGCGCCGGCCTCCGCCGGCTCCGTCGCACGCGGAGGACGACGAGGAAGACGACGCGGTGTCCAATGCGTCCGAGCGCGGCGGCTCCGAGAAGACGCAGATCCGCCCGCCCCCCGAGCGGCCCAGGCGCTGAGTCGTCGCGGAGGCATCGCCGTTCCGCACAGGCCGGCCGCTGAATCGTCGCGGCGGCTTCGCCGGTCCGAACGGGCCGGCCGCTGAGTCGTCGCGGCGGCTTCGCCCGTCCGAACAGGCCCGCCGCTGAGCTCCCGAGCGACCCGGTGTTGATTCCGGGTCGCCGGGCCTCCCTCCGACGTCGTCCGGAGGTCGGTGGGCTGTTCTCCCACCGCGCGCTCCGTGACGCGCGCGCCCCACCATCCGCACTAGCGTCGATTCCCGACCTTGCGAGGAGCGCGTGTCAGGGGGAAAGTGACCGCCGTGTGGATCTCCCTGCTCGTCGCGCTCACCCTGGCCGCCCAGGCACCTGTCGCGTCCCCCCAGGCGCCCATCACCGTGCTGGTCGCTCCGCCTGACGCGGCGGGCGCCCCCTCCCACGTCATCGAGTTCGCCCAGGAGCACGTGGCCGAGCAACTCAAGTCCCGGGGCTTCAAGGTGGTGCGCGTCGAGGACGCCATCCGGACGATGACGCCCTCCCGGCGCCGCGCCCTCCTGCGCTGCAACCGCACCGAGCCCGCCTGCCTCCGCTCGCTCGGCGCCGCCGGCAAGGCCGAGGTCGTCCTCGTGGCCGAGCTCGGCCAGTTCGTCAGCGGCTACCGCGCCGGTGCCCGCATGTACCGGTCCACGGACGGCTCCCTCATCACCGAGCACCTCGTCCCCGGCGTGAGCGAGGACCAGCTCCTCGACGCGCTCACCAAGGCGCTGGACGTGGTGGTGCCCCGCACCCGCACCGCGCTGCGCGGCGCGCCGCCCGTGGCCTCCATGCCCTCCATGCAGGACGTGCCGCCGCCCACCGTGGCCACCCGTCCCCCGGAGCAGAAGACGCCGACGACGGAAGTGGCTCCGGTCAAGCCACCGGAAGTCACCGCCACGAAGGAGCCCGCGCCGCGCGCCTACCCGCTGCGCCGCTGGGCGTGGCTGCCCGCCGCGGGCGGCGTGGCGCTGGCCGGTGTGGGCACCGTCTTCTACATCCAGGCCGGCAACAAGTTCGACACGCTCAACAACGGTGGCACCACGGGGCCTCGCGTCGAGGACCCGGACGGCGTGGCCGCGGACGGCCGCCGCGCGCAGACGCTGAGCCGCGTGGCCTTCGGGCTGGGCGCGGCCGCCATCGGCGCGGGCGTGGTGATGTACCTGCTGCCCGGTGACGGTGCGAAGGAAGCCAAGGTCCAGCCCTCGGCCGCCATGGTCCCCGGTGGGGGAATGGTGGGCCTGTCCGGGACGTGGCAGTGACTGCGAGGAGATTCATGCGGAAGACCTGGACGCTCGGCGCCACCGGCGCGGCGCTCGTGGCGGTGCTCGCCGCGGGCGGGTGCTACGACTTCGACAAGGCCCAGGAGCAGTGCCTCCAGGACGGGCGCTGCGAGCCCGAGGGCACCGGCCCCGACGCGGGCGATGCGGGCGGGGGCAGCGACGCGGGCGACGCCGGTGATGCCGGCTTCGACGCGGGCTGCACGCCCAACAACAACGTCGTGGACGTGCCGGACGACGCCTTCGCCGACACCGACTGCGACGGCGTGGACGGCCAGGCCGACGCGGGCCTCTTCGTCGACCCGGCGGGCGGAAACGACACGACGGGCACGGGCACGCGCCAGGCGCCGCTGCGCACGCTGCGCCACGCGCTGGAGGTGCTCCGCACGGCGGACGGCGGCGGGCCGAAGCTGCTGTACCTCGCGCGCGGCGATTACAACGAGACGGACCTGGAGCTGAACGTGCCGGTGTCGCTGCACGGCGGCTACACCCCGGGCAATGGGTGGGCGCGCTCGGCGGATGCTCCGGCCCAGCTCAACGGCGGCACGGTGGGCCTCACGGTGCGCAACCTGCGCGACGCGGGCATCGTGCTGGACTACGTGAACGTGGCGTCCGAGGACGCGGTGGCGGCGAGTGAGCCCTCCATCGCGGTGCGCATGGTGGGCAGCTCGGACGTGCGGCTGCGCCATACCGTGCTCGTGGCGGGCAAGGGCGCGCCGGGCCAGGACGGAGCGGACGGCGGCGCGGGTCCGGGCGGAGCGGACGGCGGCAGCGGCACCCCCGCCAGCGGAGCCATCGCCGGCAACGCCGGGTCCGGAGGCAGCACCACGTGCGGCGTGGGAGGCACCCGCTCCGGCGGCCTCGGCGGAAGCGGCGTCTTGAAGACGGCGGGAGAGACTGGCCAGCCCGGCACCCCTGCCCCTCCGGCGGGAGGAAGCCCCGGTAAGGGCGGAGACGCCGGCGAGTTCACCTGCCCCGGCGGAGACAACTGCACGTGCACCGGCTTCCCCGGTCTCGACGGCGGCGTGGGCACGAGCGGAGGCACCGGCCCCTCGGGAAGTGCCGGCAGTGGAATGGGCACGGTGCAAGGCGAGACGTGGCGCCCCAGCCCCGAGCAGACGGGCGGCAACGGCGACGTAGGCGAGGCGGGCGCGGGCGGTGGTGGCGGTGGTAGCGGAGGCAGCTGTCCGAACCCGACCGTCAGCGTGGCGGGCAGCGGCGGCGGTGGCGGCGGTGGCGCGGGCGGCTGTGGCGGCACTGGAGGCAAGGGCGGCACGGGCGGCGGCGCGTCCATCGCCCTGCTGCTCATCGACTCCCAGGTGTCGCTGGAAGAGGGCACGCGGTTGACCACGCGCGGAGGTGGCAACGGCGGGCGCGGCGGCAATGGCGGCCCCGGTGGCGCGGGCGGAGCGGGCGGTAGCGACGGCGCGGGCTCCAACCTCATGGTCCCCGGGTCGCCCGCGTACAACAGCTTCAGCGGCCGGGGTGGCCGCGGTGGCCCTGGCGGCAGCGGCGGCAATGGTGGCCCGGGCGGTGGCGGCGGCGGCGGGCCCTCCGTGGGCGTGTGGTGTGACGCGACGACCCAACTGGGAGTCGCCACCACGGGCGTCACCATCTCCCCCGGCAACGGCGGCGCGGGAGGAGACAGCCAGGGCGGCAATACGGGCGGCGTGGGACAGAGCGTGGACAAGGTCGGCTGCCCGCTCAACCCATGACGTCCGGCGTGTGCTGTCCGACGCTGGGGGGGACTGCCAGGGCGACTCGGCGTGCGGTGGCGGACCGCACTCCAGTCCCCCGGGCCCGGCACGTCGCGTCACAGGTTTCAACCTGCTACGCTGCTCTTCCTGGTTGAGATGGCATCCGAGCTGATCTGCGAGACCTGCGGTCTTTCCGTTCCTCCCGACACCGCCGTGTGCCCACGCGACGGGACGGTGGTGCTGACGTCGTTCCATGTCCCCGCTCCGGCCTCCGCGCAGGAGGAGCCCAACGTCGTGGTGCGCTCGGATGGCCGGCCCATTGAGACGGGCGTGAGGGACGCGCTCATCGGCCTGCGGCTCGGTGAGTACGAGCTGCGCTCGCGCGTGGGCGTGGGTGGCATGGGGCTGGTGTACGAGGGCATCCAGCCGCTCATCGGCAAGCGCGTGGCGGTGAAGGTGCTGCGCCCCGAACTGGCCCACTCCACCGAGCAGGTGGAGCGGCTGCTCGCGGAAGCGCGCGCCGTCAACGCCATCCGCCACCGCGGCATCATCGACATCTTCGGCTTCGGGCAGGTGCCGGACGGACGTCAGTACATCGTCATGGAGTACCTGGAAGGCCAGGCGCTCGACGCGGTGCTGGCGGAGAAGAACCGGCTGCCGGTGCAGGAGGCGCTGTCCATCCTCGACGAGGTGCTCGCCGCGCTGGCGGCGGCGCACGGCGCGGGCGTGGTGCACCGCGACTTGAAGCCCAGCAACATCTTCCTCGTGAAGCAGCCGGACGGCTCGCGCTACGTGAAGGTGCTGGACTTCGGCCTCGCCAAGCGCGCGCAGACGCCCACCGGCCGCAGCGCGCAGACGCGCACGGACATGGTGGTGGGCACGCCGGAGTACATGGCGCCCGAGCAGGCCCGAGGCCAGGAGGTGGGTCCGATGACCGACCTCTACGCGCTGGGCGTCGTCACCTTCGAGATGGTGACGGGGCGGCTGCCCTTCATCGGCACCTCGCCGGTGGACCTGCTGATGAAGCACGTGGAGGCGCGCCCGCCGCGGCCCTCGGAGTTCGTCTCCGATTTGCCGCCCGCGCTGGACGCCTTCATCCTGCAGATGCTCACGAAGGACCCGGAGACGCGGCCCGGCTCCGCGGACGCGCTCCGCCAGCAGCTCCACAAGCTGCGCCGCACGCTCCGGTCCTCCACGCGCTCCAACCCGAGCGCGCCCGCGCCCGTCGACAAGTCGCGGCTGAAGGATGACGTGGACTCGCGCCGGCCGACGACGCCGGTGCCCGTGCCGCCCGAGCTGAACACGGAGCTGACGTCGCAGGAGCTGCGCGCGGCCGGAGTGCCGTCTCCCGCGCGCCGCCGCATGATGCCCATGGCCGCGGCCATCGGCGTCGCCGTGGCGCTGGTGGGCGGTGGCGTGGCCCTCGTCGGCCGAGGCTCGGGAGAGCAGCCGGTGGCACCGGCGAAGGTGGCCGGCACTGAAGCCGCGAAGCCTCCCGCGAGTGGCGCCATCGGCAACAAGAGCCTGCCTCCCGCCACCGAGAACGGGCCGAGCACCGTGGCGGGTGCCGCCGCGACTCCAGGCACTGGCAGCGCCGCGACGAGCCCCGTGGCGAGCAGCA comes from Pyxidicoccus parkwaysis and encodes:
- a CDS encoding serine/threonine-protein kinase → MASELICETCGLSVPPDTAVCPRDGTVVLTSFHVPAPASAQEEPNVVVRSDGRPIETGVRDALIGLRLGEYELRSRVGVGGMGLVYEGIQPLIGKRVAVKVLRPELAHSTEQVERLLAEARAVNAIRHRGIIDIFGFGQVPDGRQYIVMEYLEGQALDAVLAEKNRLPVQEALSILDEVLAALAAAHGAGVVHRDLKPSNIFLVKQPDGSRYVKVLDFGLAKRAQTPTGRSAQTRTDMVVGTPEYMAPEQARGQEVGPMTDLYALGVVTFEMVTGRLPFIGTSPVDLLMKHVEARPPRPSEFVSDLPPALDAFILQMLTKDPETRPGSADALRQQLHKLRRTLRSSTRSNPSAPAPVDKSRLKDDVDSRRPTTPVPVPPELNTELTSQELRAAGVPSPARRRMMPMAAAIGVAVALVGGGVALVGRGSGEQPVAPAKVAGTEAAKPPASGAIGNKSLPPATENGPSTVAGAAATPGTGSAATSPVASSTPAKKETSPDESHGGEPPLARLDGLAGRDAPSTPRSATSRVGARARDTELSEAPLREPHALSGSVPRPSELQRRIKDLESRISTLSVGGKLTEAESDAAFNLLDKSDAKARSAKAEDRQDAVKLLDYMERTYLNKH
- a CDS encoding CpaF family protein — translated: MTMYTESLRAFLKPVLPYLDDESVSEIMINGPTDVWIERKGKLTKTDAAFTEEGLIGAARNMAQFVGRPLTDERPRLDARLPDGSRIHVVIPPIARRGTTISIRKFFKEKLTVQSLLKFGSLTPQMARLIEAGIATKLNMLVAGGTGSGKTTLLNIVSSLIPDEERILTIEDSAELQLNQSHVVAFESRPPDKFGKGGVDMGDLLHSALRLRPDRIVVGEVRGGEAFHLMQAMNTGHGGSLATTHANTPTDTLRRIESLCLMSGVELPMVAVRAQVASAINFVICCERLHDGSRKTIALSEVLPLNEKGDYRTQDIFVFTPVAKDEDDHILGYHAPTGIIPNFVSKARAYGFPDLDEAFFDPATYGLPPPPTFHVGEAYQVRWAPSLKHREEGRPDPSHFKQEWAAFEQKLRQDARDAKAGKPAAPAPAPAPAPVQVQVPANHPSPPPAPRLRPSEPPSAKLTGPTPPSGLKPAARPPPPPGMGDDDKTPPPTRNPFTGPPEDTHAAPVSESNVEVDAELLTEAGGARPTPAPARRPPPSTPPARPVPNAVSGVRPPAPVRRPPPAPSHAEDDEEDDAVSNASERGGSEKTQIRPPPERPRR
- a CDS encoding methyl-accepting chemotaxis protein gives rise to the protein MLKTVRRSFLFRLYAAMLVSGAPLLLLFPLYLLPTIRSQLIESQREGLKQTVESAASILAAYEARVRSGEMPLAKAQAEAAATIGAMKFDGSNGYFWVLDYNTRLVVHPMFPKSAGRDLSTVELTGNSRRIFKEMVDDSKATGEAALSYSTQKLGADEEVREKLSYVRRFEPWGWIVGSGIYLEDVEDEVDVVERKILWGLGLTVVFTVVGGFIVSMRVMRPVRQLAEAARRVSSGDLGVSVEARGSDEVAQLSRDFNAMVVGIQGMLTEVQQVAGSTATAAEDIRQAAEALKASSQDQSSQLTQMTGAVQEMDQALALNTRSARATVEVAADNGRAAQEGGEVVRLTSAKIQDIVRAVEQSTDTVQRLASTSRTVQEMLQLIRDIADQTHMLAISTAIEAARAGTQGKGFAVVGAEVRKLAERSREAVLRIEALTQQSQADTVTAMDLMQSGVDEVQAGMALSAQTAAALQRIMSNAEGIQTRIRQMAEAHTIQSENSSILATRIHTLSQGAEKAVGDVDRIVGAVTHLHARAQQLRTLMSRFSASGQQKPSAPAAPAPARAAKPRSAA